One part of the Bacteroidia bacterium genome encodes these proteins:
- a CDS encoding PKD domain-containing protein → MSSQLFSFRKLRWYITPILAFLFITAFKTLEIAKTLAGHEPVPVSDFINFESAHVHPLDMTPDGTKLLAVNTAANTLEVFSLTENGPVNTASIPVGTDPVSVRVRNNSEAWVANVISDNVSIVDLDKEVVVRTLNTENEPSDIVFAGSPLKAFVSCAERESILIYDLSDLDASPNEVVLIGEQPRAMAVSPDGNTVYTAFFESGNQTTVINGNEFIAAGGLEAAGSGSTTVPNDVINPLGPYGGAIPVPNNGTGFNPALNPVLPPKTNTQSLVVKKNASGQWLDDNGGDWTNIVTGGAGERINGWDLQDRDVAILNANSLSLSYHSSLGNILMAMAVNPVSAKIHVVGTDAMNHIRFTPNINGTFLRVNVSQFIAGNTNSDIIDLNAHLGYASPSVPATDRDKSIGDPRGIAWTEDGNFAYVTGMGSNNVIIIEQNGSRATPDPIPVGEGPTGVVIDENRGQVYVLNKFEASISTVSIATDLETSRTPFFDPTPSVIKTGRKHLYDTHLGSGNGTIACASCHVDGKWDRLAWDLGDPSGNIETIDGIDFHPLKGLKVTQSLIDIIEKGEGLLHWRGDREAFIDFASAFNVLQGLGAPLDTPGMDEFEDFLKTTYHSPNPYRATTLNNPLDLNGKIRGAGTTFQSFTMSNQTGTNAIGEWHEDCGGCHVNHTGRGLSGSSFGAVQYGGNENMSADLRSTYKKLGFYYDSDQSTVGFGMMSDGVVDTEFFKAAGTKDGYFVDYHAIVLGFAGGGPTFSNLGFTSTPHESQDAHFSIGLQATLSNSVGTLAAVDSLQSLADNPITMTGVQQASELGLIVKGWYQGEMRGFKYTGSNSYQSDSSGQSLTHAQLLAEAQAEGPLTWMLVHKQADERLGIDRNSNGIFDKEERIIASFSYSRQQPDAIPANFTFDASESYNPTGNAVSYDWDFGDGNSGTGISPSHTYNSPGSYDVVLKLEDSSPTGALHSSQQMVQRIQINDLNSFTMEVMLEGPFDSGSGLMLDELRSKGLLGTTDPYGLGASMDASLLNRTGNDAPVDWIKIQFRDKDDPVTIVLEEAALLLKDGTVVDPQGAESLSFASLSTSEYHIAIVHSNHLGIMTAASVDLSTDPFIDFAESSTVVYSFGGVARRDIGGTMLCWAGDANGSGRVDAIDRNLFWLPENGGVYQYGTTKSDFNLDGNINALDLNLFWRRNNSLVAQLP, encoded by the coding sequence ATGAGTTCTCAACTTTTTAGTTTTCGGAAACTACGGTGGTATATAACCCCTATCCTTGCTTTTCTTTTCATAACGGCATTTAAGACCCTTGAAATTGCCAAAACTTTAGCCGGACATGAACCTGTTCCCGTGAGTGATTTCATCAATTTCGAGTCCGCTCATGTTCATCCCCTCGATATGACGCCAGATGGGACAAAGCTCCTGGCAGTCAATACAGCCGCGAATACCCTTGAGGTCTTTAGCCTAACTGAAAATGGGCCTGTAAATACGGCAAGCATTCCGGTAGGTACTGATCCAGTTTCCGTGCGTGTGAGAAATAATAGCGAAGCCTGGGTGGCAAATGTCATTTCTGATAATGTCAGCATCGTCGATCTTGATAAAGAGGTGGTTGTCCGAACTTTGAATACTGAAAATGAGCCCTCAGACATCGTTTTTGCAGGAAGTCCTCTGAAAGCCTTTGTGAGTTGTGCAGAACGGGAGAGTATTCTCATTTATGACCTCTCTGATCTAGATGCCAGTCCCAATGAAGTTGTCCTCATAGGTGAACAACCAAGAGCAATGGCAGTAAGTCCCGATGGAAATACAGTCTATACTGCATTTTTTGAATCTGGAAATCAAACGACTGTTATCAATGGCAACGAATTTATAGCTGCAGGAGGTCTCGAAGCTGCGGGTTCTGGTTCGACAACTGTACCCAATGACGTAATTAATCCCCTGGGACCCTATGGAGGTGCAATCCCTGTACCCAATAATGGTACGGGTTTTAATCCTGCCTTAAACCCTGTCTTACCCCCCAAAACCAATACACAAAGTCTGGTCGTCAAAAAGAATGCTTCCGGTCAATGGTTGGATGACAATGGAGGAGACTGGACCAATATAGTCACTGGTGGTGCAGGTGAAAGAATCAATGGATGGGATCTCCAGGATCGAGACGTAGCTATCCTCAACGCAAATAGCCTGAGCTTGAGTTATCACTCCAGCCTGGGAAATATCCTGATGGCCATGGCAGTCAATCCCGTTTCTGCTAAAATCCATGTCGTGGGAACGGATGCCATGAATCACATCCGCTTTACCCCCAATATCAATGGCACCTTTTTGCGTGTAAATGTTTCTCAGTTTATTGCAGGAAATACAAATTCGGACATCATTGACCTAAATGCGCATTTGGGCTATGCCAGTCCCTCGGTACCTGCTACAGATAGAGATAAATCTATCGGAGATCCCCGGGGAATTGCCTGGACAGAAGATGGTAATTTTGCCTATGTAACGGGTATGGGCTCTAATAATGTAATCATCATCGAGCAAAATGGTAGCAGGGCTACGCCTGACCCAATTCCTGTTGGAGAAGGACCTACGGGAGTAGTCATTGATGAGAACCGAGGCCAGGTGTATGTTTTAAATAAATTTGAAGCCAGCATTTCAACCGTATCTATAGCTACGGATCTGGAAACGTCTCGTACTCCTTTCTTTGATCCAACTCCCAGCGTCATCAAAACGGGAAGAAAGCATTTGTACGATACACATTTGGGCTCGGGAAATGGGACGATTGCCTGTGCATCCTGTCATGTAGACGGAAAATGGGATCGACTTGCCTGGGATCTCGGTGATCCTTCCGGGAATATAGAGACGATAGATGGTATTGACTTTCATCCGCTTAAAGGCTTAAAAGTAACCCAATCACTTATTGACATTATCGAAAAGGGAGAAGGTTTGCTTCATTGGCGAGGAGATCGAGAAGCTTTTATCGATTTTGCTTCTGCTTTCAATGTACTTCAAGGATTGGGAGCTCCATTAGATACTCCAGGTATGGATGAATTTGAGGATTTCTTGAAAACGACCTATCATTCCCCTAATCCTTATCGTGCCACTACCCTCAACAATCCTCTGGACCTCAATGGAAAAATCAGGGGAGCAGGAACGACATTCCAAAGTTTTACAATGAGCAATCAGACGGGAACAAATGCCATCGGAGAATGGCATGAGGACTGTGGCGGCTGTCATGTAAATCATACAGGAAGAGGACTTTCGGGAAGTTCATTTGGAGCCGTTCAGTATGGAGGAAATGAAAATATGTCAGCAGACCTCAGATCGACCTATAAAAAATTAGGCTTCTATTATGACTCTGATCAGAGCACCGTCGGTTTTGGAATGATGTCTGACGGAGTAGTAGATACAGAGTTTTTCAAGGCAGCCGGCACCAAAGATGGCTACTTTGTTGATTATCATGCTATAGTTCTGGGATTCGCAGGAGGAGGGCCGACCTTTAGCAATTTAGGATTTACCTCTACTCCTCACGAAAGCCAGGATGCTCATTTTTCTATAGGACTTCAGGCGACCTTAAGCAATAGTGTCGGTACACTTGCTGCCGTTGATAGTTTGCAAAGCCTTGCAGACAATCCGATTACCATGACAGGTGTCCAGCAGGCTTCAGAATTGGGCTTGATTGTCAAAGGATGGTATCAAGGAGAAATGAGGGGGTTTAAATATACAGGAAGCAATAGCTACCAATCTGATAGCAGTGGACAAAGCCTAACTCATGCTCAATTACTTGCCGAAGCACAGGCAGAAGGGCCACTGACCTGGATGCTGGTTCATAAACAAGCTGATGAGCGATTGGGAATTGACCGAAATAGCAATGGGATATTTGATAAAGAAGAAAGAATCATAGCTTCTTTTAGCTATAGTCGTCAACAACCCGATGCTATTCCAGCCAATTTCACCTTCGATGCTTCAGAGAGTTACAATCCTACGGGAAATGCAGTCAGCTATGATTGGGATTTTGGAGATGGTAATAGTGGCACTGGTATTTCTCCCAGCCATACCTACAATTCTCCGGGATCATATGATGTCGTCTTGAAACTGGAAGATAGCAGCCCTACAGGCGCATTACACAGTAGCCAGCAAATGGTCCAAAGAATCCAGATCAATGATTTGAATAGCTTTACAATGGAAGTCATGCTGGAAGGCCCTTTTGATTCGGGAAGTGGACTTATGCTGGATGAACTTCGATCCAAAGGTCTTTTGGGCACGACTGATCCATATGGATTGGGAGCAAGTATGGATGCCAGCCTGTTAAATCGTACGGGAAATGATGCCCCTGTTGACTGGATAAAAATTCAGTTCAGGGATAAAGATGATCCTGTCACAATTGTGTTAGAAGAAGCTGCTCTCCTATTGAAAGATGGGACTGTGGTAGATCCACAAGGCGCAGAGAGCCTTTCCTTTGCCAGTTTGAGCACTTCAGAATACCATATCGCCATTGTTCATAGCAATCATTTGGGAATAATGACTGCTGCCAGCGTGGACCTTTCTACAGATCCCTTTATTGATTTTGCGGAAAGTTCGACTGTCGTATATAGCTTCGGAGGAGTTGCGAGAAGAGATATAGGAGGGACGATGCTTTGTTGGGCAGGAGATGCCAATGGAAGCGGAAGAGTAGATGCGATAGACAGGAATCTGTTTTGGTTGCCTGAAAATGGAGGCGTTTATCAATACGGCACAACGAAATCAGATTTCAATCTGGACGGCAATATCAATGCCCTGGATTTGAATCTATTCTGGAGACGAAATAATTCCCTTGTGGCACAACTTCCTTAA
- a CDS encoding tetratricopeptide repeat protein: MNLKDKQIRPLLASIYSKACFDIEINMVDLAKLLEYFAECFRSGNPHAVWKQIRIDRSIYDKKVYIKYLVELYKNYFIVLGDYICQELTKSFESKDLDTAFNDWWIQYVEALSNWDSLVYSKLCNYDFPFGKYQEQVDKYITLNKHILQARWPQVVDDFLTFAKDKNLSDEIRSSFWAYSAQIEFYHILPDFDKSQEYLQKSKELNNSALVQRTIGEYHFCKKEFKESRDYFLKAIEMAPNELDSYLYMGDSYREEFKEVPAEQWYNDAFNINFFQSDSYRRKIILYQSFEEDEKEKKDLDSLIQKICDLCPDNPDMNLLYNAFRDIAYSYVVVKNYGEAATYYEKAIENKPQLILAHVDMAYIYTYEKKYKEAEDKFHHILSLALDNIETYWGLAYLYKQSKQTEKVIPAYEKCLELRPSQKAKIHYFIALHYEDLKKPEETIAHFQEAITANPKNRTYVNGLRKIWESEGETEKIRQLLEKVIKEVPDEPLYYNDLGLLELNLKEYDAAKENFSKSCELNPDEPVYFENLGLAYKGKSAFEMAEKMYRKAIEVQPNRAASYNTIGVFLNEQDRDDESLEFYQQAVEKDPKKALYHTNLGIAYSKINEWVESGKAFQESLKLKPDEFTPNCELGLALIWQKRYDEAEKYLKKAVELKPDSVRALEFLGYVYQSLGNYSEAGKHYLKGLSVEPNHEILTSRLGNLFFLQKDYENALKYLTEVKERHPENPIYYDDLSKVYLEMGDYEMTEQVLIDGLKIAPEDHALNNKLGVIRYKQRNYSEAISSYKKAIENYPQSSIYYENIGLAYRDSFQTEEAKTAFQKGIEIDPSNALIHNNLGVLMYQQAIFDKAIEHYQIAIENKPYDPVLHENLGLAYYRLNDFSNATPAFEKSVELNPLSDGAYNGLGLVNYGQGKDEAAIKYYKKAIEINPLNPVYHENITLVYQAIFDLPEAEKHISKAIELSPHNEYYHNTMGLIQFDNKNYIEAIKYYSKAIELNSTVSTFFRNLGLAYNDINETELANEAFEEALRLS; this comes from the coding sequence ATGAATCTCAAAGACAAACAGATTAGACCATTATTGGCATCTATTTACTCAAAAGCTTGCTTTGATATAGAAATCAATATGGTTGATTTGGCAAAATTATTAGAATATTTTGCCGAATGCTTTAGGTCTGGCAATCCTCATGCTGTCTGGAAGCAGATCCGAATTGACCGGAGTATATACGACAAAAAGGTATATATAAAATATCTGGTTGAATTATATAAAAACTATTTTATAGTCCTCGGAGATTATATATGTCAAGAATTAACAAAATCTTTTGAATCAAAGGATTTGGATACTGCATTTAATGACTGGTGGATTCAATATGTCGAGGCTTTGTCAAATTGGGATAGTTTGGTTTATTCAAAACTTTGCAATTATGATTTCCCATTTGGTAAATACCAGGAACAGGTAGATAAATATATAACCCTAAATAAACATATACTTCAAGCGCGTTGGCCACAGGTAGTAGATGATTTCCTGACTTTTGCAAAAGACAAGAATCTTTCAGATGAAATTCGTAGCTCTTTTTGGGCATATAGTGCTCAAATTGAATTTTACCATATTTTACCAGACTTTGATAAGTCTCAGGAATACTTGCAAAAAAGTAAAGAGCTAAATAATAGCGCACTTGTACAACGAACCATAGGGGAATACCATTTTTGTAAAAAAGAATTCAAAGAGTCCCGGGACTATTTTTTAAAGGCTATTGAAATGGCTCCTAATGAACTCGATAGCTATCTTTACATGGGGGATAGTTATAGAGAAGAATTTAAAGAAGTACCTGCGGAACAATGGTATAATGACGCTTTCAATATCAACTTTTTTCAATCTGATAGTTATAGAAGAAAGATTATTCTCTATCAATCTTTTGAGGAAGATGAAAAAGAAAAAAAGGACTTGGATAGCCTTATCCAGAAAATATGTGATCTATGTCCTGATAACCCCGACATGAACCTCCTTTACAATGCATTCAGGGACATAGCATATAGTTATGTTGTGGTCAAGAACTATGGAGAAGCGGCGACTTATTATGAAAAAGCTATTGAAAATAAACCCCAACTTATTTTGGCTCATGTGGACATGGCTTATATTTATACCTACGAAAAGAAATACAAAGAAGCTGAAGATAAATTCCACCACATATTAAGCCTGGCACTGGATAATATAGAGACTTACTGGGGCTTAGCCTATCTGTATAAACAAAGTAAGCAAACCGAAAAAGTCATCCCGGCATATGAAAAATGTTTGGAACTCAGGCCTTCCCAAAAAGCAAAAATTCATTATTTCATAGCCTTGCACTATGAAGATCTGAAAAAGCCTGAAGAGACTATCGCTCATTTTCAAGAGGCAATTACAGCAAATCCGAAAAACAGAACCTATGTAAATGGCTTAAGGAAAATTTGGGAATCGGAAGGTGAGACTGAAAAAATCAGACAATTACTGGAAAAGGTTATCAAGGAGGTACCTGATGAGCCCCTTTATTACAATGACCTGGGTTTGTTAGAATTAAATCTCAAGGAGTATGATGCTGCGAAAGAGAATTTTAGCAAATCTTGCGAACTCAATCCTGATGAACCAGTTTATTTCGAAAACCTTGGACTTGCCTACAAAGGTAAATCTGCCTTCGAAATGGCTGAAAAAATGTACAGAAAAGCCATAGAAGTACAACCAAACAGAGCTGCGAGTTATAATACGATTGGAGTTTTTCTAAATGAACAGGACCGAGATGATGAATCTCTCGAATTCTACCAGCAAGCAGTTGAAAAAGATCCCAAAAAAGCATTATATCATACAAATCTGGGAATTGCTTACAGTAAAATCAATGAATGGGTAGAATCAGGAAAGGCTTTTCAGGAATCCTTAAAGTTAAAGCCGGATGAATTTACTCCCAATTGTGAACTTGGATTGGCTTTAATCTGGCAAAAAAGATATGACGAAGCAGAAAAATATCTTAAAAAGGCAGTTGAATTGAAACCAGATTCTGTCCGAGCCTTGGAATTTCTAGGGTATGTATATCAATCTCTTGGAAATTATAGTGAGGCAGGTAAACATTACCTGAAAGGACTCTCTGTTGAGCCCAATCACGAAATTTTGACATCCCGTTTGGGAAATTTGTTTTTCTTGCAAAAAGACTATGAAAATGCATTGAAGTACTTGACCGAGGTAAAGGAAAGACATCCTGAAAATCCTATCTATTACGATGACCTATCAAAGGTTTATTTGGAGATGGGAGACTACGAAATGACTGAACAAGTGCTTATAGATGGATTAAAAATTGCACCGGAAGATCATGCCCTGAATAATAAATTGGGGGTTATCAGGTATAAGCAGAGAAACTATTCAGAAGCAATATCATCCTATAAAAAAGCCATTGAAAATTATCCACAGAGTTCTATTTATTATGAGAATATTGGCTTAGCATACCGGGATTCATTTCAAACTGAGGAAGCAAAAACCGCCTTTCAAAAAGGCATAGAAATAGATCCTTCAAATGCTTTGATACACAATAACCTGGGGGTGCTTATGTATCAGCAAGCAATTTTTGATAAAGCAATTGAACATTATCAAATTGCAATAGAGAATAAACCTTATGACCCTGTACTACACGAAAATTTGGGCTTAGCCTATTACAGACTTAATGATTTCTCAAATGCCACTCCTGCATTTGAGAAAAGTGTGGAATTAAACCCACTTTCAGATGGAGCCTATAATGGTCTTGGGTTAGTAAATTATGGGCAAGGGAAGGATGAAGCTGCTATCAAATATTATAAGAAAGCTATAGAAATTAATCCTCTGAATCCCGTATATCATGAAAACATTACCCTGGTTTATCAGGCTATATTTGATCTGCCTGAAGCGGAAAAACATATTTCCAAAGCAATAGAACTAAGTCCCCATAATGAATATTATCATAACACAATGGGCCTGATTCAATTTGATAATAAAAATTATATAGAAGCAATAAAATACTATTCTAAAGCGATTGAATTGAATTCAACTGTTTCAACATTTTTTAGAAATTTAGGGCTTGCATACAATGATATCAATGAAACGGAACTGGCAAATGAAGCATTTGAAGAAGCACTTCGTTTATCTTAG